The DNA window TTCATGGCTGGGACGATTGCCGCTGCGGTTGACGATGAACAGCGGCTCACGCGTGTTGGCCAGCGTAACGACCAGCGGATGATAGCCCCACTCCCCTTTGTAGTTGATGCCGATGCCCTGTTTCTTCTCGGCCGAGGTCTGCACCTGGGTGCCGTCGGCCTCGATGATGGCGCAGTCAAAGAAGCCGTCGGGCTGCTCTTTCCAGACCCGCTCGCGGACCTGGTTGAAGCCGTTCATCAGCCGCAGGATATCCATCTCTTGAAAGCGGCGGCAGAAGTCGCCAGCAGTCGTCGGATCGGGAATCCGCTCCGCGCCGAGCGCGTTGAGATACGCCTCGTCGCAGCGGCGATCTTCGAGATGCTCCAGACAACCGCCGCCGGCCAGCAGGTTAAGCGCGATGTTGAGCACATGGTCGGCCTCATCGTAAGGCCGATGCAGCTTGAGCAGCGTGATCGAATTGTTGATCGCCTGACGCAGGTCCAGCCGCCGCGCCGTCTGCACCAGGGCGCCCAGCCCGCCGGCGGCGATCGCTTGCTGGCGGTCGGCCAGTTCGTAAACGATTTTCTCGGGAACGATCATCGGCGACTGGCCGGACCCGTTCTGGGGATCAATCCGGCGCTGCATTCTCTGCTTGCGTCGCTGCGCTTTTGGTCGTATCTTTCTCTTCACTCGAAAACCCTTTCTGGCGTGCGTAATTGTTTTGATTGGCATCACCAATTTACGCAAAAACGCCGAGGGTTTTCGAGTTTTTTCGTCTCCGCATCAAGCGGCCTACGCTGGGTTAAGGCCTAGTTGCGTATTCAAACGAGTTTCCTCACAACAGCATGACATCTTCGGAGGCGGGCTTCAAAACAGGCGATTATTTGAAAAAGTTCGATTTGGCAATCTCGATCCGCCTAACAATTTCCCGAGGATTGACAGAATAAACCGAGCGACGGGTGTCGGTACAAGCGTGAAGACCCTTGACCTAACATCTCAGTTTGCCAATGACCCAGTGAGGTTCCGATCGACAATTCGAAAAGTACTTCGATCTAATGCATGATTATGGTGGGGGGTCGACGAGAAATAGCCCAGCGTTAGGCCGTCCCATATCTGTCCCCATATTACGCGGCAAGAGATTAGAACTCGGAGTGCAGGACGGACTACTTCAGAATTGGCAACGAACGATACTACGCGAAGAGGCCCGGAGAGCTGCACGCTGGAAAATTCCGGTCCAACTCACGGTCTACGAGCTGTACTAACAAAGCGCGCAATGTTGCAGTCAGTCAACATCTTCCGTGAACGGAAAACTGGAAATTTTGTCTTGAATCCCAATGGAACATTTAGGGGTTATGGTGCTTACGTGGCTTTGTTTCCGTACCGAGAAGTCAACGACCCGAGTCCAGAACGTGTCGGTCTCCTTGTTGTTGATATGCTTGAGCATTCAGGGCCGACGGGCTACCGCATCAGCCAAATCCAAGAGTATGACGATGCCAACTTAGATGACGAAACGAGATATGTTCGCGAGAAGTACTTTTCTAGTAGGAAGCAGGATTCAACGTCAGCGCTTGCAAAGAAATTTGCGCATGGCAAGGTCGAGTATCGCGCAGGCCAAAAGTCTTGGCTTATTCGTTCTTTGAAATACAGTTCTGAACTTCGTAGCTTAGAACCTTTTTCCGAACGTCGAGTTAAGCATTCCACTGGTGTGGAGCAGTTAGGCGAAGCCGTTACGAAAATGCTCGAAGAAGTATAGTCTCAGAGAGGGCAAATCCCGGATGGCATTATTGCAGCCGGCAGATTTACATGGCGTCCAGGTTCGGCACCTGGACACAGATCTTCCTGCAATTCGAGTGTTCCGTCTTGATGTCACCTCCCCATTTGCCGCCGCGATGTCTTAGCCGGTTTGGCGTGCGGCGGGGTGGCACTGACGATGTAGGTTAAACCTATGAGCGCCACTGGCTCCGCCAGTGCTGGGCGATGACGAGTCACGTTCATGGCTGGAAGCTTTCATCAGGGCAGCCGTAGCTGCATCGGCAGGGAGTCCGCTTCTTCACAATTGGTAACCCTTCAGCCTTCTGAAATCGCTCTTGGCTGATTTCGACAAATTCGTTCTGTTTTGGGGATCATGGACGCTTCTCTTTCTAACGACGATGGCCTGGTGGACGCCGCCTTTTTGGAGAAGGTGCTGCGTGGGCGGTTGAGTGAGGCTGAGGCTCGAACGTTTGCTGCGGCCGGGGCCGAGATTATCGCCTTTACCATGCTGGCGCTTACGCAGCGGGTCGCTGGTCAGCAGGCGGCCGGGCCGAACACGCCGTCGGCCGCCGTTCCGCCGTACGCCAAGCCGACCGCTTCGCCCAGGAAAGGTCAGCGGCGACGCGGCGGACAAAAAGGACATCCCGGCGTCACCCGACCGCCGCTTCCTGAGCCGGATCGGCGCCGCGAACTCCAACTCGATTGTTGCCCTGAGTGCCAGGGCAAGCTGCAGCGAACAGGCGACACTCGCACTCGCCGCAGCGAAGACATTCCCGACGGCCTCAAGCCGGTCATTACGGAAGACATCCTGCATCGCGACTATTGCCCGACCTGCAAAAAACGCGTCGAGCCCAAGCCGCCCGACGTCCTGCCGAACTGCACGCTCGGCAATCGCACGCTGGTCCTGTCGGCCGTGCTCCATTACCTGCAGGGACTGACGATCAGCCAGATTGTCGACACCTTCAACTTCCATCTGCGAATGAAGGTCACGCCGGGCGGGCTCATGCAGATGTGGCATCGGCTGGCGACTCTGCTGTTCGCCTGGTATGTGCAGATTCAAGCCGAATGTCTCGACTCGGCCCGGCTCAACGCCGACGAAACCGGCTGGCGAGTGCAAGGCAAGACGCATTGGCTGTGGTGCTTCGCCGGGCCGGATGCGACTTTCTATATGATCGATCGCAGTCGCGGTTCGCCGGCGTTACAAAAGTTTTTTACCAAAGCCTTCGAAGGCGTCCTCATTACCGACTTCTGGTCGCCGTACGATGCGATCGTCTGCGCCGACAAACAGAAGTGCTGGCCGCACCTGCTGCGCGACATGGCGAGCGTCGACGAAAAACACGCCGGTGACAAGGTCTGGCAGTCGTTCGCGCGGCGAGTGATCAGCGTCTATCGCGAAGCGAAGAAACTGCACGCCGCCAAGGCGACAACGGCTGCGGTCGACTACGACATCGCCGCGATGCGATTAGAAAGCCGACTGGCGACCATCGCCGGCGAAGCCTGGAACCACCCCGACGCGGCCCGCCTCGCCAAACGCCTGGCGAAGTACGGCGACCAGTTGCTGACCTTTTTATGGCACGACGACATCCCCTCGGACAACAACCACGGCGAGCGTCAGATTCGTCCGGCGGTGATGATCCGCAAGAACAGTTACGGCAACCACAGCGACCGCGGCATGCTCACCCAATCAGTACTGATGACGATCTTCCGCACCCTCAAACTGCGAAATCAACAACCGCTCGAAACGATCCTCGAAGCCCTCGCGAACTACGCCAAAACCGGAAAAATCCCGCCCCTGCCGCAGAAGGCTGAATAGTTACCACAATTGTTAGCGTGGCTTTTACACCCGGCCTGGTGCTCCTGGATGTGATTAGAACGGCGGGGTGGCGCCTGCGGTATAGTCTCATATTATGGGCTTGGCTACGCCAGTGTTAGGTTGGGTCAACTCGCATCGATCGTGACGGCGGATACTTCAAGCTGCCGAGCAATGTGGTCGTCTCGTTTTATCGTAAGCCTGCTTTTACAGTTTGCATGGTGCTTCTCGCGTCGGAGTCGCCTAGAATGGGGGCGAAACGATGAGAGGAGACGTTATGCATCGCAAGACCGTAAAGCACTTTCATGAACCCGGTCATCTGCACGAGTTCACCTTTTCGACCTACCGGCGTATGCGGTTGCTGACGAATGATGGCTGGCGAGAGACGCTCGCACGGTGCATCGACGAGGCCAATGAAGCGCATCGCATTCAGCTTGCGGCGTTTGTTTTTATGCCCGAGCATGTGCATCTGCTGGCGTTGCCGCTGGACCAAGATCCGAACCTTGGAGCCTACCTTGCTCGAATCAAGCAGCCCTGCTCCAAGGAGATCAAGTCGATTCTGCTGGCTCGAAGATCCCGTCTGCTGGACCAACTGACCGTGCGGGAGCGACCCGGGAAACATTGCTTTCGATTCTGGCAGGAGGGGGCAGGCTACGATCGGAACATCCTTACCAAAGAAGCTCTGATGGGCTCCATTGAATACATTCACGAGAACCCCGTCCGCCGCGGCTTGTGCCGCAAAGCCGTGGCCTGGAAATGGTCTTCTGCCCGTTATTACTTGAACGAACCCTCAAAGCAGCAAACTCCGTTGTTGCCATTCATCCATGGATTGCCGGCCGAAGCCTTCGATTAGCCAATCAGCACTGGCAAAGCCAGTGGCACCCAAAATATTCCAGTGCCACCCCGCCGAGCATTTGAAGGAGTTCCGGGTTATCAGCCTCGCGAGGCACTTTCAATTGGCCAAGCAGAGTTAAGCCGACTCGGCTTAAAACATCTAGGATCAGATAGCTTAACGACTACGCAGCAGCGACTCTTTCGCGAATTCGCGAAAAGCGGTCGCCCCAATACACTCGCGGAACATGCCAGAATCGCTCGACAAACACTAATTGAACACGGTATGGATCCGAAGGATGCAGCAGCTGCGGTTCGTAAAGCACAGAAACAGTTGAAGTCGTGGGGAGTAACCGCGCCTGTTCATATTCCCTGGGGAGGTTGATGAAAAATGGATCCCGCTTCGAGGCAGGCATTGGATGCGTTTGGGAAGGCGGTCGTTCATGAGGTCTACGATCGCTCTTGCAAGTACTTGTTTGACGTGATCTCACGCGGCATGAGAGGAAATAAACCCGATCCGCTGCACAACGGATATCAAGCGCTTGATCCGGTTGCCGCCAGTTTGCTTCGAAAGTTTATGCTGGAAGCTGTCGATCAAACATTTGCTCAATTCTTAGCTTTTATTGAGAATCATCAAATTGCGGTTCCTTTTTCAAATGGTGACGTTGATTCGAAGGATGTGGCTTCTTTGAGCGACGGATTGGCCGCCGAGCCCTATGCCGAAGGAGGATGGATATCGCGTTTCAGTGCGTACAAAGAGGGAATCCCAGAACCAGACTAACACTTCTTGTTGCCATTGTTCTGGAATGAAACCGTAGTCAACTATTCGACGGATCACGCCGCACTCGCCGCCGCGGCTTCGGCGATCCGCCCGCATACTGATAAATCCCCGACTCATTCGCCGATAGACACCGCCCGCTCGCCCAACCTCGCAGCCGTTCCACGCTTTCCGCCGCCGTCATCGCCACTGGCACAACATTCTGAGCCGCCTGTACGAGCGACACGTCGAGCAGCGCCGCCAGTCGGCAGCAGGCCCGGATCTCTGCGCCGGTGAAGTTCTCGTCGCTGGGCAATCGTTGGTCGCGGTCGATCTCGAACAGATCGCGGTAGATGCTCCAGATCGCGTCCTTCTCCTCGCGGCCGGGCAGGTCGATGAAGAAGACGCCGTCAAAGCGCTCGGCCCGCGCGAATTCAGGCGGTAGCTTGGAGATGTCGTTGCAGGCGCCGATGAAGAAAACGTCGCTGGTTCGGTCGTTGAGCCACGACAACAGATTGCCGAACAGCCGGGCGGAGACGCCGGAATCGGTCTGGCCGCTGCTGGCGACGCCGGAGAGGGGTTTCTCGATCTCGTCGCAGAACAGGATGCAGGGGCTCATCGCATCGGCGACCTGGAGGGCCTGCCGCATGTTCGCTTCACTTTGCCCGACCAGGCTGCCGACGTCGAGGGTCAGCGTCGGCCGGCCGGTTTCGTTGCCGAGGGCTTTGGCGAACTGCGATTTCCCTCAACTTTCGAGCTGCTCCTTTTAGAACGAGACATGCGCGCACTTTCCTTCCTTGAGGCGACGTAGTTCACGGACCGCTTGTTTGGTCCGTGGAAAAAGGTAGCAACCGTAGAGACTGTTTTTCTCTATTCGGATTATTCCCCTGCTGATCTTGCGATAAATCCACTCCCGTTTCACGCCGACTTCTGCGGCGATTTGCTCAGCGGTGTATTTGTTCGCCGGCTGATTGCCCTGCCGAAGAGACTCAAGGTTTGAAATGATCCCGTAACGCTGCTTGAGCTTCATGATGATTGCGGTTGTAAATTCTCCGCCGCGACAGGGAATGAAGCCTTCCTTGTTGAGGCAGGAAATGATCGCGTCCGTGCTCGCACCGGTTTCATTGAGTTCCCGAACGCGGTTGACGACCCGCTCTTCAAGTTCGCTATAGCGTCGAGAATGGATCGGCACTTGACGCTCAACCTCGGTCACGAGCCCTCCACGCCAAACCAGGCGAACCGTCACTTTTCCCTCATCGCCCCGATCCAGATTGACCCCCATCACAAGTGTACGCAGCAATGCTTTGCGAGATTCAATGGCCAGATCGTTCCACATGCCCGGCAGCTGTTTGCCAACATCGGAAAACGCCTTGCGATCTCGCGCGGATACTTTCACCGCAGGCGGCGGACCGGACTCGAGATCACGGAGTAACCGGCGAGCTTGTTCCAACTCGTCCAGTGCTTGCTCCCAGCGGCGTTCCAGCGAAGCAGCGATCAAGCGGTTCTCAGGGTCGACATGATTGTATTGCCGCTCCGCGCGGGTCTGCCGGCCTTCGATGACCTGGCGGGCCACCGTCTGAATCACCTCGGGCGACGACAGGTAGCGATGAAAATTCTGCAAGACGAACAGTGCCGAACTGTCGGGGCTCGCCACCGCGTTGATCGAGCGAATGGCGGCCAGCGGATCGCCGCCGGCGACTTCGGACGAGTCTTGCCCGGCGATTTGAAGCCCGCGCTCGATGCCCCACACCGCCAGCCGCCAGCTTTCATCCCGGCAGAGCTGGGCGATCTCAGCCAGGGCGTCGGGGTGTTCATGGGATTCGATCCACAGGCCGGTGAAGCAGGCCGCGATGTATTCGCGAAGATTGGAAGATAGTGACATAATGTCTCAGGTGTTGAAAGAACGATTGATCTCTAGCGGTGCGATCACCGCATGCGACAAAAACGGACACGAACCATGAAGACCCCACGACAAACGCTGGTCCGGCACGAGGGCGATGCTCCGCGTGAACGGAGTACCTGCGGCTGGCGCGATCGACTGATCAGCCGCGAAGATTCCGACGTCGCCGCCTGGGTGCATGCGGTCGACATCGACGGAGCCCGCCCGCACTTTCACAAGCGGGCGACCGAACTGTACTACGTGCTCGAAGGCGAGGGCGTCGTCCTGCTGGACGGCGAAGAGCAACCGGTGCGGAAGGGATCGCTGGTCCACATTCCGCCCGGCGTTGTGCACGGCGCGCGCGGCCGGATGCGGGTGCTGGTGACGGGCATCCCGGACATCGCCGATGACGACATCTTCTTTACGGACGACGAGTAGGACGCTGAAAGCGGAAGGGAAGAGAACAATGCAGGTAGCCCTCACGGGAGCCACCGGTTTTATCGGCCGGTACATCGCTCACCATTTGGCCGATCAGGGGCACACGCTTCGCTGTTGGCATCGACCGTCCAGCGACCGGGAGGGCTTCGACCAGATCAGGAACCTCCAGTGGGTCGAGGGGGATTTGGGTGACCGCGAAAGCGCGCACGCCCTGGTTGAGGGCTGCGACGCGATGATCCATGCGGCGCTTTACCGACCTGGCATGGGGTTCCGCGGCGCGGAGGGCGACCTGATCGAGTTCGTGCAGAAGAACGTGGTCGGGACCTTGGAGTTGATTGAAGCCGCCCGGAAAGCCAATGTCGGTCGCTTCGTTTTCATCTCCACCTGTGCGGTGCACGAAAAGATTCTCGACGACCGCCCGCTCGACGAGGCCCATCCGCTTTGGGCGACAAGCCACTACGGTGCGTACAAGGCGGCCGTTGAAAAATTTGTTCACAGCTACGGTCTTGGGCAGGGTTACCCGATCTGCGCGCTGCGTCCCACCGGTGTCTACGGCGTTTCCCGTCCCGTCCAGAACAGCAAATGGTACGACCTCGTGGCGGCGGTCGTGCGTGGCGAGCAGGTGCAGTGCTCACGCGGCGGCAAGGAAGTCCACGCCGCCGACGTCGCCAAGGCAGCCGGCATCTTGCTGACAGCAAAAGGAATCGCCGGCGAAGCCTTCAACTGCTACGACCGCTACATATCGGAACTGGACGTGGCCACGCTGGCGAAGGAATTGTCGGGCAGCACGAGCCAAATCGTAGGCGAGCCGATGCAGCCGATGCATCAAATTGCTACGGGAAAGATCCGAGCGCTCGGCATGCAGTTCGGCAGCGATGAACTCTTGCGTCGCACCATCACGGAGTTGGTGGACGGCGTGCGAAGCTAAGGTACGCTAAATGTGTTGCTGGTTGCTTTGCGAGGCCGACTGCCCCTGGTGAAATTCGGCGGTCAGGCGTTCATCCTGCCGAGTTCCCAGTGCGCCTTCAATAAACTTGCTCGCCTCGCGACACTCGCTTCCGGCGAAGCCTTTGGTTTCCACCCGCGTCTGACCGTTCGGCGACACGATGATCTCGATGATCCTGCTCATGCCGCACCTCCGACGTTGACGGTCAGCTTGATGGAGCCGTCCGCCAAGGCCTGCTCGGTGCAGGTGTGGCCCTTGCGTCGAGCTTCGATCTTGGCCTTCTCGACAGCGTACGATTGCAGAAACTCGTCCAGGCGAGCCTGCTCGCCCCACCTGCCACTGAAATTGTCGTAGCGGAGCTGGCCGCTGGCGATGTCGCACACGACCCGACATGTTTGTCGCCGGCAGCGAGATCGATTCGACCAAAGCCGACCCCAGCCTGCGCCTGCACGACGGATTTGAACGACTCGTCGAACAGACCTACATCAATCTGCGGATGCTCCGCGGCGTGAACTTTACCGAACGAGGCGCGCATCGTTCCATTGCACGTCCTTCCCCAGAAAGACGTCCACATAGACTTCCCGCGGTAGTTTCAGAGCGGGCGGCAAACCGTCAGCGTGATAAGCCAGCACGATAATCCCCGCCGTGATGGGGAACTGAATGGCGCCCTGATTTTCCTGGAGCTTCTCCGGCGGTACGCCGGCGTCGGTTGCCCCAAAGGCGAGCTTCCCCGCCAGAAAACGCGACTCGCCGTCGCCGCTGCCCACAGGGTCATAGATGATTTTCACGCCTGGATTCCGCCGGGGATACTCTTCTTCCCATTGATCAAACAGCGGTGCCGCAAACGTCGATCCTGCGCCCGTGATAGAAATTCCTGCGTCCGAAGACGACTTGTCGCAACCCGCCAGAACTCCAAGAAAAGGTGCACACATCAAAAGCCAGACGGCTTTCTGAGCGGTCGTCATGCGAAACTCCCAAGACAAAGCCAATCGGGAAACGCCGAACAGCAGGCGATACAACTCCCCGGTCTCTAAAAGTTCGATCTTTATGGAATTACAGAAACGTTGCAATACCGCCGCGTCGGGATGGCGTCGCCAGGGACCCCCGAAGGAATTCGACCACCGCCGCAAGCGCGCGTAAAAACGCCAAAAAACTTATGTCTGCTGGCGATGCGCACCCCCGGCTGCGCAATGTGTTAATGTTTGATGAAGCGACAGAATGCGGCTTCCGGCAGACGTTGTCCCGCCCGACAAACGCCCCTCCAATCATGTCGCCTTGCCCGCTGCAAATATTTTGAGTATTGTGAAAATATGAAAATTAATGACGCCGTGAAAGCGATGTCCGCGCTGGCCCAGGAATCCCGCCTGGAAGTCTTCCGCCTGCTGGTGCGCAGCGGCGACGAGGGATTGCCGGCCGGGCAGATCGCCGAAGAGCTGGCCATCCCGCCAGCGACGATGTCCTTCCACCTGAAGGAATTGCTGAACGCCAACATGGTCAAGCAGCGGCGCGACGGCCGCTCCCTGATCTACACGCTGAACGTCTGCGAAATGCGAGCCCTCCTCAGCTACCTGATGGAAGACTGCTGCGCGGGACGCCCTGAGCTTTGCCAGCCCGACTACAAAGACGCATCCGACTGCGAACCGTGCGCTACCGGCTCCAAAAAGCGCAAGGCCAAAAAGTCCAAGTGACGACTACTTTTTGTCCCACTTTTGCGGCGGGTTCTTCTCATAGATCGGGGCTGCGTCGGTCTCCGGAAAGGTCGCCGCTGCCCGGGTCAAACGCTGCAGGGCGGCCATGGCGGCCGGGTCCTGCGAGTCGATCAGGTTCTGCTCTTCCCATGGGTCACCGATCAGGTCGAACAGCCTGCTCGGCGTGCGATCGGTATCGATCCACAGCTTGAAACGTTTCTCACGCAGGACGCGATCGTCGTACGGCAGCTTCGGTACGACACGGCCGTCCCGCAGGGCGGCGGGGCCTCCGCCCATCGACAGGATCCACTCCCGTGGGCTGTCTTCCGCCTGGCCCCGGATCAAAGGAGCAAAGGACTTGCCGTCCACCACGCGCCCGGCCGGCAGCCGGCCTCCGCCCAGTTCCGCAAACGTGGGCATTAGATCGGTAAAGTCGACCAGCGCGTCAGTCGTCACCCCCTCCGGCGTGACTCCGGGGCAATTGACGATAAACGGCATGGCGACGCCGCTTTGCTCCGTCATCTTCGCCTTGCCGCCGCGTACCACTCGGCCGAGTCGGGTGTTACTATTGCCGCCCGTTCCGTTGTCGGTCGTGAAGACAAGGATCGTCTTCTTCCGCACGCCGGCCGCATCGAGGGCCGCGACGATCTTGCCGACGAGCTTGTCGGTATAACGAACCATGCCGGCGAACAGCCGCCGCTTATCCTTCTCCTCTTTGTTGTCCGGCGTGGTGGTTAACGGACCGTGCGTCAACGCCATCGGGTAATACAACAACATCGGCTTCTCTTTGTTCTTGCCGATGAAGTCAATCAGGTAGTCGCAATAAATATCCGGGCCAAACTCCCCCTGACGCGAGCTGCTGCCTTTTCCTCGAATGTTGACGTAAGGGTCCCAGTAGCGATTGCTGCTGGGCGGGTTCTCTCCTTCGGCGCCGGTCCACATGCACCAGTCATCGAAACCGGCCGCCTGCATGGCGTCGGGCTCCACCCGAAAATCATCAATCTGCCACTTGCCCGCGGCGCAGGTCGCATAGCCCGCATCGCGCAGGACATTGGCAAAGGTCGTATTCCGCCGGGCGTCAAAATGCCCGCCGGCGCCCCAGCGCGGCACATCCCAGTGATTGGTCCAGCCATGCCGAAACGGATACTGGCCCGTCAGCAGCGTCACCCGCGTCGGCGTACACTGGGGCATGCACCACGCGTTGTTAAACTTCATGCCGGTCGCCGCCAGCCGATCAATGGCCGGCGTCTCGATCCCTTCCGCCCCGTAGCAAGAGACCCATTCCTTCCCCAGATCGTCGACCATGATAAAGACGATATTCGGCTTCTCCCGTTCCGCAGAAAAAGCAGACGGCGTCAGCAACAACGTAACGCCCACCAGCAGCACAGCACGCATCATGGCAAACTCCCCAGCAACAACGGCGATGGTTTCCCCGATTCTAGCCGGGAACGCCCGTCCCCGCGAATCGCGCCGCCTTCCAGGCTGCCCCTGAAGAACAAACCCGTAATGGAATTCGCTAGAATCCCCCAGACGCCGCCGACAACAACGCCATACAAAGCCGCCGCTTGCCGGTTGCCCGCGGCTCCGGATTACCAGCGACCTTACGGCTTGATCGGTTCGGAATCCCAGATTTCGATCGTTCCGGGAGAACTGGAGCAGCGCAAGAGTCGTTGCCCGCTGGGACTAAAAAACAGGTGTCCTCCGTGGAGGCCGGGCATGGGCGTCTCAAAGGTAAACACTTTTCTTTGGCTGTTCAGGTCGTACACCTGAAGCTTCTTGCTCCCAATGCTGGCTGCCACGATCCGGTCGCCGCCAGGGTGCAGGGCAAGCGAAGTAACGGCCCCACGTGCATCGATGGTGAACTGACTTGAAATTTTCCCCGACTCGATTTCCAGCACCGAAACGACGCCCGCCTCATCGAAGCCGCTCCACAGAATCGCCCGCTCTCCGCCGGGGTGGATGAGAAAATTCGAGGTAAATGCGGCGTCGATCTCTCGCCGTACCTCGCCGGTGAGAGCATCCAGAATCAGAAACCGGGAATCTTCCTCGATACGCCCTGCCAGAAGCACGACCAGGGAGCGGCTGTCCTGGGCGAAGGCAAGATCGACGGCGTATGGGATCGGCAGCGAGAATCGTCGGCGCCCTGATTTCATGTCGTACACTTCGACCGCATGGCCAGGCTGACCTTGCTCCCAGACCTTGGCGTCGTCGACCAGGGTTGCCAGACACTGTCGCGACGCATCGTATTCGGTGGCGAAGCTATGGGCAGCGATTCTGATTCGGGCGCCGGTTGCAGTATCAAGAAGCAGGGTGTCCTCGCCGCCGGGCAAGTCGCGATTTTCCTGGCAGAACGCCATCAGCCGCATGTCAAGATCCGACGGAGCGGATTCCGGCAACGCTTTGACCTCCTGGGGATTTTTGACGCCCGAGTCCAGGTCATACTTTGCGATCTCAACCTCCTGCCGGCCGGGCGTCGCCACCCAGA is part of the Lignipirellula cremea genome and encodes:
- a CDS encoding sulfatase-like hydrolase/transferase — protein: MMRAVLLVGVTLLLTPSAFSAEREKPNIVFIMVDDLGKEWVSCYGAEGIETPAIDRLAATGMKFNNAWCMPQCTPTRVTLLTGQYPFRHGWTNHWDVPRWGAGGHFDARRNTTFANVLRDAGYATCAAGKWQIDDFRVEPDAMQAAGFDDWCMWTGAEGENPPSSNRYWDPYVNIRGKGSSSRQGEFGPDIYCDYLIDFIGKNKEKPMLLYYPMALTHGPLTTTPDNKEEKDKRRLFAGMVRYTDKLVGKIVAALDAAGVRKKTILVFTTDNGTGGNSNTRLGRVVRGGKAKMTEQSGVAMPFIVNCPGVTPEGVTTDALVDFTDLMPTFAELGGGRLPAGRVVDGKSFAPLIRGQAEDSPREWILSMGGGPAALRDGRVVPKLPYDDRVLREKRFKLWIDTDRTPSRLFDLIGDPWEEQNLIDSQDPAAMAALQRLTRAAATFPETDAAPIYEKNPPQKWDKK
- a CDS encoding REP-associated tyrosine transposase produces the protein MHRKTVKHFHEPGHLHEFTFSTYRRMRLLTNDGWRETLARCIDEANEAHRIQLAAFVFMPEHVHLLALPLDQDPNLGAYLARIKQPCSKEIKSILLARRSRLLDQLTVRERPGKHCFRFWQEGAGYDRNILTKEALMGSIEYIHENPVRRGLCRKAVAWKWSSARYYLNEPSKQQTPLLPFIHGLPAEAFD
- a CDS encoding ArsR/SmtB family transcription factor; this encodes MKINDAVKAMSALAQESRLEVFRLLVRSGDEGLPAGQIAEELAIPPATMSFHLKELLNANMVKQRRDGRSLIYTLNVCEMRALLSYLMEDCCAGRPELCQPDYKDASDCEPCATGSKKRKAKKSK
- a CDS encoding DUF2997 domain-containing protein; amino-acid sequence: MSRIIEIIVSPNGQTRVETKGFAGSECREASKFIEGALGTRQDERLTAEFHQGQSASQSNQQHI
- a CDS encoding substrate-binding domain-containing protein, with the protein product MQRFCNSIKIELLETGELYRLLFGVSRLALSWEFRMTTAQKAVWLLMCAPFLGVLAGCDKSSSDAGISITGAGSTFAAPLFDQWEEEYPRRNPGVKIIYDPVGSGDGESRFLAGKLAFGATDAGVPPEKLQENQGAIQFPITAGIIVLAYHADGLPPALKLPREVYVDVFLGKDVQWNDARLVR
- a CDS encoding cupin domain-containing protein — its product is MKTPRQTLVRHEGDAPRERSTCGWRDRLISREDSDVAAWVHAVDIDGARPHFHKRATELYYVLEGEGVVLLDGEEQPVRKGSLVHIPPGVVHGARGRMRVLVTGIPDIADDDIFFTDDE
- the tnpC gene encoding IS66 family transposase, giving the protein MDASLSNDDGLVDAAFLEKVLRGRLSEAEARTFAAAGAEIIAFTMLALTQRVAGQQAAGPNTPSAAVPPYAKPTASPRKGQRRRGGQKGHPGVTRPPLPEPDRRRELQLDCCPECQGKLQRTGDTRTRRSEDIPDGLKPVITEDILHRDYCPTCKKRVEPKPPDVLPNCTLGNRTLVLSAVLHYLQGLTISQIVDTFNFHLRMKVTPGGLMQMWHRLATLLFAWYVQIQAECLDSARLNADETGWRVQGKTHWLWCFAGPDATFYMIDRSRGSPALQKFFTKAFEGVLITDFWSPYDAIVCADKQKCWPHLLRDMASVDEKHAGDKVWQSFARRVISVYREAKKLHAAKATTAAVDYDIAAMRLESRLATIAGEAWNHPDAARLAKRLAKYGDQLLTFLWHDDIPSDNNHGERQIRPAVMIRKNSYGNHSDRGMLTQSVLMTIFRTLKLRNQQPLETILEALANYAKTGKIPPLPQKAE
- a CDS encoding NAD-dependent epimerase/dehydratase family protein is translated as MQVALTGATGFIGRYIAHHLADQGHTLRCWHRPSSDREGFDQIRNLQWVEGDLGDRESAHALVEGCDAMIHAALYRPGMGFRGAEGDLIEFVQKNVVGTLELIEAARKANVGRFVFISTCAVHEKILDDRPLDEAHPLWATSHYGAYKAAVEKFVHSYGLGQGYPICALRPTGVYGVSRPVQNSKWYDLVAAVVRGEQVQCSRGGKEVHAADVAKAAGILLTAKGIAGEAFNCYDRYISELDVATLAKELSGSTSQIVGEPMQPMHQIATGKIRALGMQFGSDELLRRTITELVDGVRS